In one Shinella zoogloeoides genomic region, the following are encoded:
- a CDS encoding GNAT family N-acetyltransferase, which produces MTAYRIRPATAADAAVILRFIRELAEYEKALEEVKATEETVAASIFGKGSVTRAAICETEAGEPAGFAVWFKSYSTWQAKNGLYLEDLYVTPAHRGGGVGKLLMRHLARVAVEEGCGRFEWSVLDWNEPAIRVYDSIGAEPQNEWIRYRLSGDRLKKFAEG; this is translated from the coding sequence ATGACGGCCTATCGCATCCGTCCGGCGACCGCGGCCGATGCGGCAGTCATCCTGCGCTTCATCCGCGAGCTTGCGGAATATGAAAAAGCCCTCGAAGAGGTAAAGGCTACGGAAGAGACCGTCGCCGCCTCCATCTTCGGCAAAGGCTCCGTCACCCGCGCGGCGATCTGCGAGACGGAAGCGGGCGAACCGGCCGGCTTTGCCGTGTGGTTCAAGTCCTACTCCACCTGGCAGGCGAAGAACGGCCTCTATCTCGAAGACCTCTATGTGACGCCTGCCCATCGCGGCGGCGGTGTCGGCAAGCTGCTGATGCGCCATCTCGCGCGCGTCGCAGTGGAGGAGGGCTGCGGCCGCTTCGAATGGAGCGTGCTCGACTGGAACGAACCGGCGATCCGCGTCTATGACTCGATCGGCGCGGAGCCGCAGAACGAGTGGATCCGCTACCGGCTGAGCGGCGACAGGCTGAAGAAGTTCGCCGAAGGCTGA
- a CDS encoding nucleoside deaminase, with protein MTNRFMDIALCEARAAGSRGEVPVGAVLVQDGVVIAQSGNRTRAENDVTAHAEVAVIREAARKLGQERLTGADLYVTLEPCTLCAAAISFARIRRLYYGAEDPKGGAVDNGVRFFAQATCHHAPDVYSGIGGTEAAEILKDFFAERR; from the coding sequence ATGACAAATCGCTTCATGGACATCGCGCTTTGCGAGGCCCGGGCCGCAGGGAGCCGCGGCGAAGTGCCCGTCGGGGCGGTGCTGGTGCAGGACGGCGTGGTCATCGCGCAGTCCGGAAACCGCACCCGCGCCGAGAACGACGTGACCGCCCATGCCGAAGTCGCCGTCATCCGCGAGGCTGCCCGCAAGCTCGGGCAGGAGCGCCTGACGGGCGCCGACCTCTACGTGACGCTCGAACCCTGCACGCTCTGCGCCGCCGCCATCTCCTTCGCCCGCATCCGCCGGCTCTATTACGGCGCGGAGGACCCAAAGGGCGGCGCGGTGGACAATGGCGTGCGCTTCTTCGCGCAAGCCACCTGCCACCATGCGCCCGACGTCTATTCCGGCATCGGCGGCACGGAAGCGGCGGAGATTCTCAAGGATTTCTTTGCCGAGCGGCGCTGA
- a CDS encoding pseudouridine synthase encodes MTFKDKPKRPGTKPAGRDTKPRGAASAAADKKPFAKGKPSGKKPGAKPFADKAAPRDAKPARAGKPAASVSAGADLAPERISKLLARAGVASRRDIERMIMEGRVSVNGTVLDTPVVNATFADRIEVDGQPIRGIERTRLWLYHKPAGLVTTNADPEGRPTVFENLPEDLPRVMSIGRLDINTEGLLLLTNDGGLARMLELPTTGWLRRYRVRAHGKIEQADLDKLKEGIAVDGVLYGAIDATLDKAQGSNVWLTLGLREGKNREVKNVLGALGLDVNRLIRISYGPFQLGELPEGHAQEIRGRTLRDQLGPRLIEESKANFDAPLFDHASDDAQEKPEKKSRAEAAPAWGERPAERHEKPADRREKARARLDTRRDDRFGDKPRGGGRDKDRDGDRFEAKPKREPATRARKSNVWMAPGARPVAEKKAETAEGVKREPRERPEGAPKTKRYGRTADGGLTRSGKKFDPDRKGPARGRPGDDRVEKPRILKTRDEDGEWIRAAEPETRDRDDGGRGGFGRKRSGAGDDRAPRDFGDRPPRGDRSFSDRKPRAEGERSFGDRPARGDRSFGDRKPRAEGERSFSDRPPRRDGGKPFGGKPGGGKSFGGKPGGRPAGGKPGGGRPAGGSRPRGKGK; translated from the coding sequence ATGACATTCAAAGACAAGCCAAAACGGCCGGGCACCAAGCCCGCGGGCCGCGATACCAAGCCGCGTGGCGCCGCATCGGCCGCCGCGGACAAGAAACCTTTCGCCAAGGGCAAGCCGTCAGGCAAGAAGCCGGGCGCAAAACCCTTCGCCGACAAGGCCGCGCCGCGCGATGCGAAACCGGCCCGCGCCGGCAAGCCCGCCGCGAGCGTATCGGCCGGCGCCGACCTTGCGCCCGAGCGCATTTCCAAACTGCTCGCCCGCGCGGGCGTCGCCTCGCGCCGCGATATCGAGCGCATGATCATGGAAGGCCGCGTCAGCGTGAACGGCACGGTGCTGGACACGCCCGTCGTCAACGCCACCTTCGCCGACCGCATCGAGGTCGACGGCCAGCCGATCCGCGGCATCGAGCGCACCCGCCTCTGGCTCTACCATAAGCCGGCCGGCCTCGTGACGACGAATGCCGACCCCGAGGGCCGCCCGACCGTCTTCGAAAACCTTCCCGAAGACCTGCCGCGTGTCATGTCCATCGGCCGCCTCGACATCAATACCGAGGGCCTGCTGCTTCTGACCAACGACGGCGGCCTTGCCCGCATGCTGGAGCTGCCGACCACCGGCTGGCTGCGCCGCTACCGCGTGCGCGCCCACGGCAAGATCGAGCAGGCCGATCTCGACAAGCTGAAGGAAGGCATCGCCGTCGACGGCGTGCTCTACGGCGCCATCGACGCGACGCTCGACAAGGCACAGGGCTCCAATGTCTGGCTGACGCTCGGCCTGCGCGAGGGCAAGAACCGCGAGGTCAAGAACGTGCTCGGCGCGCTCGGCCTCGACGTCAACCGCCTGATCCGCATTTCCTACGGTCCGTTCCAGCTCGGCGAGCTGCCGGAAGGCCACGCCCAGGAAATCCGCGGCCGCACGCTGCGCGATCAGCTCGGCCCGCGCCTCATCGAGGAATCCAAAGCGAATTTCGACGCGCCGCTCTTCGACCATGCATCCGACGATGCGCAGGAGAAGCCGGAGAAGAAGAGCCGCGCCGAGGCCGCGCCCGCCTGGGGCGAACGGCCGGCCGAGCGGCACGAGAAGCCGGCGGACCGCCGCGAGAAGGCCCGCGCCCGGCTTGACACCAGGCGCGACGACCGTTTCGGCGACAAGCCGCGCGGCGGCGGCCGCGACAAGGACCGCGACGGCGACCGTTTCGAGGCCAAGCCGAAGCGTGAGCCGGCGACCCGCGCCCGCAAGTCGAATGTCTGGATGGCGCCCGGCGCCCGTCCGGTTGCAGAGAAGAAGGCCGAGACCGCCGAGGGCGTGAAGCGCGAGCCGCGCGAGCGTCCGGAAGGCGCGCCGAAGACCAAGCGCTACGGCCGCACGGCCGATGGCGGGCTGACGCGCTCGGGCAAGAAGTTCGATCCCGATCGCAAGGGGCCGGCCCGCGGCCGCCCCGGCGACGACCGGGTGGAGAAGCCGCGCATCCTGAAGACGCGCGACGAGGACGGCGAGTGGATCCGCGCCGCCGAGCCGGAAACGCGCGACCGCGATGACGGTGGCCGTGGCGGCTTCGGCCGCAAGCGCTCCGGCGCCGGCGACGACCGCGCCCCCCGCGATTTCGGTGACCGCCCGCCGCGCGGCGACCGCTCATTCTCGGACCGCAAGCCCCGCGCCGAGGGCGAACGCTCCTTCGGCGACCGTCCGGCCCGCGGCGACCGTTCCTTCGGCGACCGCAAGCCGCGCGCGGAAGGCGAGCGTTCCTTCTCGGACCGCCCGCCGCGTCGTGACGGCGGCAAGCCCTTCGGCGGAAAGCCGGGCGGCGGCAAGTCCTTTGGCGGCAAGCCGGGTGGACGTCCCGCCGGTGGCAAGC